The genome window aaTGGGTATTCCCATCATCCTATTGTTTACTCTCCCAGACCCAATCAGCCATCCCAGGACCGTCTCCCACGGCGACTGCAGGGGTTGACCAATGAGCCGAGCTCTCCTAGTGCTCTGTGCAAACTGGACTTGTTTCAAATGTGTgctcagccacacacacacacacacacatacacacacactgcaggccTGGGAGCCAACACTGTGAGCCCACATCGTcctgttaaactgagaaactgtcAGGCCTCTGTTTGCCCATTAGCCGCCAGCTAGAAGGTCGGACATGTCCTTACTCCTCACAAGGGCATGGAAAAGCTGACGGTCCCTGCAGCTCCTGAAGTGCAATTACATCAATTCCCAGGTTTTAGGGATAACTATTTTTCATGTTGCTGTTTTCTTCTCATTGTTTTTACCTCCGTCAAGGGGGTCGTGTTTCCAGCttggtctgtttgtctgtttctcaGCAGGAATATGGAAAAACACCATTCCACCAATATCTTAGCATGGTAGAACACATTAAATTTGGGAGCGAAACCAAATTATGGGGCtgatacaataattattttatatatttgctAATATTGTGAGATAGGGTATTTGTGCTGCATTAATATGGTGTCTGAATAAATGGAAAATTAGCTTTGGACTGAGAAAGAAATCCAGGCTGTTCTCATTAACAGGCCGTAATGATTCCTTTAAAGAGTGATGCACTGGGATCCATAGGTATCCCACTAAGTCCAAAGGAAACAACATAATGTCAAAAGTCACAGAGGTCATCAATCAGGCAGATGGGATGGGAAGTGGGTGGCCCAAACAACCCAGGACTACAGAGCGGCCAGGGAAGTTATGTCcagaagtattgtttttttaagcctgaccctgttcttttttccttaCCTTAGTTACATTTTAGTGCCTAAAACCTAACATTAACAACTGTTTAAAACAGTTATCATGATGTTTACAGAGGAAACTATGTGTTGCAATCTTCATGTACCTGTATCTTgtttaaaacaatgtttgtcACGTGTCCCGTTTCATAGGATATCATAAGAAAAAGTTTTCATGAAAAATCATACAAACTTGTTTATAAGAATATATTGAAATATTCATATGAAAACTGaaagttggtaaaaaaaaaatgttgatatgtTTTGGCTCACCTGATCTATTGCCTTTGCTCTAAATTGTCACACAAGCTGTAAACAGAAATGAATGTGttgtttaaacaataaaatactgtacAATTCATCTTTCTAGCCTCCATGTTTTTTCCACATTATGAGTTAAAGATCATGAACACACCAAAGTCAGAAGAGTGACTTCTGAACTCCATCTGAGGAGCTCCTGAATGCTCCATTTGCCTTGGCAAAGGTCTGATTGCCATTATAGTTTTTTATTGATTGCTATACAATCCTTTGTTGTTCTCATCTTTGTCTTTGGTTCCTTTCTACCCTTTGCCTTTTTGTACATATAAAAGCATTTTTCTatcccattttttttctcccccgcCTTCCTTCAGCATTTCTTTCTGCACAATCGAGTATGAGCAATCTTTTTTATACCCTTtaacacacattttcatgctCCAGCCTTGCCAATGCCTGCCAAGCCCTCCACAGTGTAGAGGAGAGCACTGATACACCGTCTTCCTCGCTCACATCCTCTCTAAATCCAGCAACcctttccttcttcttcctccctcgctatctcacctccacacactccgtatctgtttttctgtctgttcttccacctcctgctccacctcccactgacagacagactatCACATATGCAGACACTTCAAACATGCTCCTTCTCAAAGAGCTCCTTGGAAGAGAGCTCTAAAGAAACCCTGAATAAGTCATCAAatcaacagaattttttttatttttttacattgcatCTCCTGGTCTGTGTGCTGTTCTGTTTTCTTTCAACACGCACAAATATTTTCATCCCCCttagcttttcttttttgtctgctAGGCCTCGCTCCTTTCAGTTCCACATCTaacttttattgtgtttactttTACACCTCGTCTGtttatttccattattttaCTCCTCTGCAACCATCCAAAAATATCTGTAATAATTGCTTTTCCTTTATGTATTCTCCTCTGCAATCTGACAGAAGGACACTCTAATAACATCCCGGCTCAACTGGGATTTCCACTGAAATTCTCTTCccctttatttcattttcagctcGAGTAGAGTGAACATCTGTCTCACCACACTCCGGCACGACAGCTGTGTGATGCAAAGTGCTGGttgcacatatacatataacacATGCATCAGTTGCTCAGGGCTGGGCTCAATCATAAAGATAGGTTGCTTTTGAAAGGTGTTGCTCCTCTCCCATCCGGTCCACTCAAAAAGAAGTTGTTCCCATGGTAACTCTGCCAGGTCTGTTAATTGACTGTCAAAATGTGTGATGCTCGGTGATGAGAGAAAATCCTGCAAACAAATGTATAGAGTCGTATTAGTGGGAAGATAATCACATTGCACAGCTGCCTCAAGAGATGATAGTAAGAGCTATCTAATCAAAATGTTAATGATATGAGCTGTAATGAAACTGTAGGGCCCGTGGACTCTCACACACGCAGGCATCAATGTGTCACAAGTTAAAATGTGCAGGGggttttaattgaaaatgcacACAGTGGATAGATGGCTTAAAAAAGCAATATAATCCAATTTAGCTTAGCAGCAACATAACCTACCCACACATGGATACCAGTGACGCACTTCTCCAATGGATAAATGTATGTGGGATTGTGTTTGAGCATGTGAGTGAGAGCCTCTGGTCTCCATGTTCGTGTTCTCAGATAATCCACAGTGTTGAAAGAAACCTTGAAACAGACACTTGTTCAAAATGGATGAGAGGGAGGCTGACATAAAGAGTTATGATTTTGTTCAACAGGGTCTGAGTGAAATTATAGACATGAGGAGAAAGTTGAAGAGCTGACATTGAATAATACGCCTGAATAAGCAGTCGGATGCATATAtgcattagaaataaaatgttttcctgGAAATGGAGCATGCATAACATAGTATGAATTTGATTCTGTATAAAAATCACAGGAAACCCATAGTATCACCTTATATTCAGATTTCAACATATCCTTTCATAACCTTTATATGaccattttatttaacattatgaAACAGTCGCGCTGTCACAGTTTAGTTAAACTGaattacttggttaggtttcgtgaaaaaattaaaatgatttgacaTTGACTTTAATTTTCACACAGAACACTGTCTTTATACTATcacatgacttcctcctttgctcccatCATAAGTACTATGGCCACGGGGGGTTGTAAGCTAATAACCAACGCAAATATGGGTTGTGACAAGGTACTTGCACAGGCAGTGAGTTTGTTTAAATACTATTAAATATGTTGAAACAAAAATTTGTGAACTAAACACTATGAAAATCAACTAATTACATGGACAGAAAAGTATCAGCTCATAAGAATGTAGAATCGTTGAAAAGGGAGATTCTTTTGTCAACTGAACATATTAAATTTAAGAGCCAGTGGTAGAGGAACAGTTCAGACCATTTACCTATATAAAAGTAGCATCTCTTTATGAAAATACtcaattacaattaaaaaaactgcattCCAAATTTCACTTCAGTATTAGTAACAAAATGtgctttaagtatcaaaagtagaagtacttACTGTGCAAAATAGCCTCTGTCAGTGTTataattaaaagttttaaagtAGTGCAAAATAGAAAGTATCCAAagattttacttaagtacaccACTTTTAGAACTTTGTTACAATTGAGGCTAGGTAAGGGACACCATACaccattaagaaaaaaaaaacctcaagatATACATGCAGCACACATAAGGCCTTTGGTTGCTTCTGttggttaaaatatatattttatttaaaattgtttcCATATTTTTGTTTCCATATTATGATATTgccatgtgtttttctgttgtttatgtTGATGTTATTGTACTTGCTATTGCACTGGTCAGCTAATAAAGTTACCTTAATGTATTTGATTACTTTCAACTACTGTTCGCCTGTGAAGCTCATAATTTTGGGATTAAAAGAACACCTTAAAGCAACATACTCAAAGCCGCACTTAAGTCTAGCTCAGTGTGGAGACGAGCTTTGTTTCCTTCTGCCTGAATAGGGAACCACGGTTGTCTTAATAAAACATGAGTAAACAGCAAAGAGACGGTATATAATCTGCTCAGGTAGCACTGCAGCttttaagcacacacacacatgcagaggtTGGGGATCAGAGGAAAGAGAGGCCGGATGTTAATCTCTCCAAAACACACCTAAATGCAGGAATATACCACCGCACTACACACAAACTCTGCCGGCTTTTTTCttatctctcctctctccttgacGGTCAGTGTTGCTGCCTATCTGCTCGACTCCTCATCACTCATCCACACAACAACGGCAGCCTCACTTTTCCCTGATTTCTCTTAGTTTTATAAGCAGAGATGAATTTGTATCCCGGACTATATAACCACTCAGCAGTTAAAAGAGAAGCTGGCAGTGAGTCGCCTGTTAAGCAGACCCTGTCTCTTGTTAACAAGGGCCCTCCTCAATTACTCTCCATCGAGACACTTGCTAAAATAGCCACAGAGCGCTTCCTCTcgccaccctcctcctcctcctcctcctcctcctcctcctcctcttccttcatGCAGCCACCTTTATTATTTAGGACCAGAAGATCTGTGTTGCCATGGATTCTGTCGTCATGGCTACAAACAACTACGCACATCTACAGGAAGTGGAGAAGGACAAATGAGAGGGGAGGGCCAGGGCCTGAAGGGGTCTTGGAGGAAGCTTAACCTCTTCGTGGTGGCGATCCAGCTGTGATAAGTCACAGGTCCGGGGCGAGGGGGTACAGATGGCGAGGTCGTCCGTCAGACGTTCAATGACAGATGGAGGTCAGGGTAAAGCCTAAGAGGGACATGAGCAGGATTAGAGCACATGTGGGGTATTCCAGCTGGTTGTTTTCTTCCCTGTTGTCTCAGACCATTTCTGCTCTCTCCTTGAGTGAGAAAACAACACTTTCCCATATTCTGAAAGCATCTTCTGaggaaacacatttaaatcCTGCAAAgtacaaacagataaaaacctTGTGATTCCTCCTCTGTCTGCGGGTGCATCCTTGAAGGATGCAGGGTGATTTACATAGAGCAGATAAGAGCAGAGTTTTATCAGTGTTGACGGACAGCTGACTGTTTAATGCGCCTGGGCAGAAATGAAGTTTGCAATCCTGCCCTTGATGTTTGAAGCATTGCAGTCAAACTCCAAGGCTTCTCAGTACTGTTGAGTAAATCAGCACTCATGTGGTTAAACAAAAGCGAGACAGACTTTACTTCCTCTGTACTCTGTGCTGCCGTTTGACTGGAGGGGATTTAAGGGCAAACTGCCTGCATGGATGTTTCCTCTGATCAAGAGGAAGTGATAGTAGTTCCTCTGTGGTGTCACACTAATGAAGGAGTTCCTCACTAGGCTTTGTGATCAATAGCGGATCAATAGGCCTTTACTGATCTGTATGAGGCTACAAAAACCAACAGACTCAACTCAAACAAATAGACACCTTTAGATAAAACAAATGCTACAAACCCCCACTGAATAACAAGGTCATCTTAATTGATATCACAGCACCAAATTaaatcatatatataataatagtatagCCCAGAATCATCATCCTTCtcttcaaaatatattaaatgatGTCAAGGTACACCGCCCATTTACTGTTGAAGCTTTTTATTGTTGTCTGTAGCTCCACCTTGTGGATTTAAGACACACTGACACAAGTGATGTGTGTCTTATCAATGATTCTCTCTCTAATGTAAATTCCTCCTTTTATCACTTTGTTTTCAATCACTTTGGCCACATAAACATCAGACAAAATGTTCCTCTCTACCATACAATGTGGGTTAAATCTGCAATCCTATACCAGAGACCTGTTCCATaaagtgaggttttttttttaaatgagacaggCCTTTTTCGGTTAGTCTGATGCATTTTCCTTTGATTCTATTCCATAAAGCAAATTCAACATAGTTCAAGTTCAGTTACAATAACAAATTTGGTTGGAAAACTATGTTAAATTTACTTCATGGAACtaaatcaactgaaaatgacagaaataaacctAGCTTATTTGGGAAACCGATTTATGAAACTAGGCCCAGGTGATTCTATATGATTTGTCAGCTGGCTCGTGTTGTAGACAACACTTCACTGGTTTAGTGCTGAGCGGCTCTTAAAGATAAGTGGTAAATGCACCGCAGCAGACTCAGTGGGGTGAAGTCTGTCTACAGTACAAGCACTTGGCTGTTAATACATCCTACAGTGTTAATGTAGACAAGGTGCATTAAGGAAAATCAATGAGCTGAGGTAATAAgcaggtggaagaagtatccagTAAAAGTTACCGCTCATAAGAACTGCAGGATTTctttaaatgtgaattttttatttcaagtctTTGcagctttatgtgtttttgacaAATCCTGAGAGCAGATTATGGGGTTCATTGTGTGTGCTTCACACTTTGTGCCAACAGCCACTGTCTATTTCTGTGGTTCCAGTTATGTGTGACTGTCTTTAGGAATGAGCCAGACTATATTACACCCTGGTCCCTCCCTCAGAAGCTGTGCTAAAGTAACAGCTGATGTCAGTCTTgcttaaagacacacacacatacagactaCAACCTGTCTGCCATTAGGCAGCAGCTTCAAGGGCACAGCCAGTCAAAGGGGAGGAGGGCTCCTACACCTTCCTCTCCCCACGACACATCAGCACTTGGCACAGGGGCGGCTCCTGAGCACGCTCACAAGTCCACAGTCAAAGACTTGAATCCCAAGTTGCAGCAGACAGAGGAGGGGAGGGCAGTTATCTAAAGCTCTCAGCACCCCCATGTGCCTGGTTGGATAATGGAGCTGCACTGTCTTCCTACTGAGACCCCCACCACAGCCAGCTCCTGCTCCACGGACCCTCTGTACGACAACTGCCCACCTTTTGCCCAGCGAGGGAGGGCCAGGGAAAAGGAAATGGAGAGTAGGGTTGTGTGCCCGGCTGTAACCAAACTCCCGGGCCCCTGCAGCCCTCAGCCCGGTCTGGCCCCAGCTGTGGCTGAGGTTCCCACACTGGTCGGTGGGGGAAGAGGGACTGGCGCATGGCCAGATCACAGCTACTGCAGCTGGAGAGGAGGCCTGGGAAGACAGGGCTGGGAAGCAGAACTTGGTCCAGGCATAAACAGagcaaaaggaggaggagagagaggaggagagcagggaGGTAGCTGGGGAGTTGAGGACAGCGCTCATCTGAACCAAAGCCCCAATCCATCACAGAGCGAGGAGCACAGGAgtgctctctctctgtatgATAACCTCCCCGACGCTGTCACCCCTGACAGCCTCCAGGAGGTCTTTGACATGGAGACAAGCTTCCCGGAGCAGATGTACCAAGCATGGGTCCCTGAGCAGATCCGGGGGCTGGTGGACGGCGAGGGAGTAAGTGAAGACAAGAGCACCTGGTCCTCCTGTGAGATCATCCTCGCTGAAAGTGGTCCCAGTAACCAGGACCAGAATCCAGACCAAGACAAGAAGCATGAACAGGGGCCAGAGCTGGACTCAGGATCCTGTGGATTTAAGCAGGGGGGTCCGATGCTGCATCTCCCGATATCCCCTCCTCAACATCTTACAGCGGAGTGCCAGGCTCTGTGGCCCCCGGCTGAAGCCCAGCACCCAGAGCAGCCATCTTGGTCTCCCAGGGTGCCCCCTCCTGTCCCCCTGGCAGACCCCTCCGCCAGCGCCCTCCGCAGCCTCCTCACCAGCCTCCAGCAGCAAATAGTCAGACAGAGGGAGGAGTATGAGACAAGAATACTCAGGTAATTTTGCTTCATCTTACATTTCCATTTAACAGTACACAGCACACATAATCACATCACAGAGATTAAGCACACCACGTTAAAGACAAATGAAACGTCCTACATGTAATGTGCTTATGCTCTCGGCTTCAGAATCACACTTTCAGTTCACTGACTTGCCT of Centropristis striata isolate RG_2023a ecotype Rhode Island chromosome 12, C.striata_1.0, whole genome shotgun sequence contains these proteins:
- the LOC131981410 gene encoding uncharacterized protein LOC131981410 is translated as MELHCLPTETPTTASSCSTDPLYDNCPPFAQRGRAREKEMESRVVCPAVTKLPGPCSPQPGLAPAVAEVPTLVGGGRGTGAWPDHSYCSWRGGLGRQGWEAELGPGINRAKGGGERGGEQGGSWGVEDSAHLNQSPNPSQSEEHRSALSLYDNLPDAVTPDSLQEVFDMETSFPEQMYQAWVPEQIRGLVDGEGVSEDKSTWSSCEIILAESGPSNQDQNPDQDKKHEQGPELDSGSCGFKQGGPMLHLPISPPQHLTAECQALWPPAEAQHPEQPSWSPRVPPPVPLADPSASALRSLLTSLQQQIVRQREEYETRILSLEQRNEELQVEVVRLKTNLAQQRHWYHAIQAKITESERSRAAAEIHNATLQKEMEQFFDTFGELNNEAKKTEYIVKSF